A DNA window from Enterobacter asburiae contains the following coding sequences:
- a CDS encoding ATP-dependent Clp protease proteolytic subunit, translating to MHYTLKDSDKEKAEGSNGAGALQQKLLESRSIVISGEINQELAQKVITQMILLQSVSNDPIKLYINSQGGHVEAGDTIHDFIKFIRPEVHVIGTGWVASAGITIFLAAKKEHRYSLPNTRFMIHQPLGGVRGQATDIEIEAREIIRMLDRVNKLIADATGQPLEKVKKDTDRNFWMSPAEALDYGIVGKLITHYDELKLD from the coding sequence ATGCACTACACACTGAAAGATAGCGACAAGGAAAAAGCGGAAGGGTCAAACGGCGCGGGCGCTCTGCAGCAAAAACTGCTGGAGTCTCGTTCGATTGTGATCTCCGGTGAGATCAACCAGGAGCTGGCGCAGAAGGTCATCACCCAGATGATCCTGCTGCAAAGCGTCAGCAACGATCCGATCAAGCTGTACATCAACAGCCAGGGCGGCCACGTGGAAGCGGGCGATACCATCCACGACTTCATCAAGTTCATCCGCCCGGAAGTGCACGTCATCGGCACCGGCTGGGTGGCGAGCGCCGGGATCACCATCTTCCTGGCGGCGAAAAAAGAACACCGCTACTCGCTGCCGAATACCCGCTTTATGATCCACCAGCCGCTGGGCGGCGTGCGCGGTCAGGCAACGGATATTGAGATCGAAGCGCGCGAGATCATCCGCATGCTGGATCGCGTGAACAAGCTGATCGCCGACGCCACCGGCCAGCCGCTGGAAAAAGTGAAAAAAGACACCGATCGCAACTTCTGGATGTCTCCGGCAGAAGCGCTGGACTACGGTATCGTGGGTAAACTGATTACCCATTATGACGAGCTGAAGCTGGATTAA
- a CDS encoding VOC family protein encodes MNIAHVALWTRSLNAQVQFWETVFGGRSNERYVSKNRPGFESHFITLDDGPTIELMTLPDLPDAPAHPEFIGWAHIAINVGSKAQVDSMAGRAQANGTLLSAPRMTGDGFYEAVIADPDGNRIELVGA; translated from the coding sequence ATGAATATTGCCCATGTCGCACTCTGGACCCGCAGCCTGAACGCCCAGGTTCAGTTCTGGGAAACGGTGTTTGGTGGCCGCAGTAACGAACGCTACGTCAGTAAAAATCGCCCCGGTTTCGAATCACACTTTATTACACTGGATGACGGGCCGACCATCGAGCTGATGACGCTGCCGGATCTGCCCGACGCCCCTGCGCACCCGGAGTTTATCGGCTGGGCGCATATCGCCATCAACGTCGGCAGCAAAGCGCAGGTCGACAGCATGGCCGGGCGGGCACAGGCCAACGGCACGCTGCTCAGCGCCCCTCGCATGACCGGGGACGGCTTCTATGAAGCGGTAATTGCGGATCCGGACGGCAACCGCATTGAGCTTGTGGGTGCATAA
- a CDS encoding response regulator transcription factor produces MEHIVYVVDDDDAVRQSVIGLLDSADLNAVGFSSAEAFLQHRFEELPSCVVLDMQMPAISGFEVADALKDSGREIPIIFLTGHGTIPMSVRAIKGGAYEFLTKPVESTALIDAIESALQLAEHNAVRNKEHYALKQRHMSLTPREHEVLTLAISGMLNKQIAAELGVSEITVKVHRRRVMEKMQVRSVAELVRAVERLTNSQPAE; encoded by the coding sequence ATGGAACACATTGTGTATGTGGTTGATGACGATGACGCAGTCAGGCAGTCCGTGATCGGGCTGCTGGATTCGGCGGACCTGAACGCCGTCGGCTTTTCATCGGCAGAAGCGTTTCTTCAACACCGCTTTGAAGAGCTCCCGTCGTGCGTGGTCCTCGATATGCAAATGCCCGCCATCTCGGGCTTTGAGGTGGCTGACGCCCTAAAGGACAGCGGGCGCGAGATCCCGATTATTTTTCTTACCGGCCACGGCACTATCCCGATGTCGGTGCGCGCCATTAAAGGCGGCGCGTACGAATTTCTCACCAAGCCCGTCGAATCCACCGCGCTTATCGACGCCATTGAGTCCGCGCTTCAGCTGGCGGAACACAACGCCGTGCGCAATAAAGAGCACTACGCCCTGAAGCAGCGCCACATGTCCCTCACCCCGCGCGAGCACGAGGTGCTGACGCTGGCGATAAGCGGCATGCTGAACAAGCAGATTGCCGCCGAGCTGGGCGTCAGCGAGATCACGGTGAAGGTGCACCGCCGCCGCGTGATGGAGAAAATGCAGGTGCGCTCCGTCGCGGAGCTGGTCAGGGCCGTTGAGCGCCTGACCAATAGCCAGCCTGCGGAGTAA